The following DNA comes from candidate division TA06 bacterium.
GCGTTGAACAGGTTCTCCACCTTGTAATAGACCCGGGCGTCGGCGATCTTTAAAGATAGCACATGGTTGCTGATGATATAGGCCGGAAGATTATCCACCGGATCCCAGTTCCCGGCTTTCTGGATGTCGCTGTACTGTGACCAGAACTTCCAGCCCAGTTTCAGGTCTGGCACGATCTGGATGTCGTTGATGGTGACCGAACCGTTGGCGATGTGCTGGGGCTTAAAGGGCAACCCAGGTCTGCCAATAGTGTCCTGTACCGCCAGACAATAGGTGTAGTTCAGGTCTAAGGTGACCATGTCAAATAGAGTATGACTAGCTTGGAGTTCGACCCCCTGGGTTATGGTTTTTCCGATGTTCGCAGCCTTTGTAAACAAAGTATCGGGCATAAGGAATGTCTGCTGCCCCCAGTCAATTAAATTGGTGGTTTTGGAACGGTAAAAACATAAGGTGCCATTAGTACGTATCGTCCCCAGCTTTAGTCCAATTTCAAATTGAGCATTTTTTTCGGGCAGGAGACTGTCATTCCCGGAATAAACAAAATTTGTACCATAGTAGTTGTCGACTGAATACCAGTATAGGTCATTTAAAGTTGGGGCCCGGAAAGACTGCCCATAACTTGTATAGAAGTTCAAATATTCAAAGAATCCATAGTTAATTGAAAGGGATGGCGATATTTGGCGCTGATAGGCAAAGTCCTTGTCATACCTGGCGCTGCCCACGAAAAGTAAATCCTTTAAAGGCTCCACCTGCTGGATCAAAAAGGCCGCTTTGTGCTTTAACTCGGGCTGGCCCACGTCGGTAATATCGCTCTCTACCATCTGATAGCCGACCCCCACCGTGGTGTTAATCTGGGGCATCCATGAATGCTGATACTGGCCTTCCACATTGGTCTGCAAGGTATAGTTGCGGCTGTCAACAGTGGAATAGATCATGTTCTCTATGGAATTACGAGAGAGGGCCACAAAGCTGTTCTGGTCGTAGCTGGCCTTGAAGCTGAAGTCCTTTCCCCAGTCTTTCTGTCTTTTGGTGGGGGAGGGATAATCCACCGAGCCCGGCACGCCGTTCTGCGACTTATACTCCTGATAACGCAGCTTGGTCTCGATCCTGGAATAGGGTTGGGCAAACAGTTCCAGGAAATAATTGGTGCCGTCGTAGTCGGAATTGACCCTTTGTCCGCCGGTCTTCTTCCAGGTGGCACCCATGGAGGCCGAGGCCCATTTGGCCAAAGGCCGGGAGACGGTGGCCTCCCAAACCTGGGAGCTGTAGCCGCCTTTTTCAAAATTTATCCTGGAATACGGTTTGAGTTGTTTGGAATCCTTGGTGATGATGTTGACCACACCGGCCACGGCGTTGGCCCCGTAAAGGCTGGAGGCCGGCCCCCGCACTATCTCGATACGCTGGGCTTGGCTCAGTATCCGGTTGAGGTCGTAGGATCCGTTCTGGGCCGAGTTGACCGGCAGGCCGTCCAATAAATAAAGCACCTGGTTGGTAGCAGCCCCCCGGATGGAAAGGGACAGGACGCTGCCGATGCCTCCGTTACCGCCCAGTGACGCTCCGGCAGTCTGGGAAAGCCGGTTGGCTGCATCCAAATTAGGAGTCAACGGATCCGGCTCGATCACCGACACCGAGGCCGGGGCGGACCGCTCGGCCAGCGGGGTCCGGGTGGCGGTGACCACCATCCCTTTGAGCCGGTAAACAGGCAGGGAGTCTTTTAGCTCTCCAGATTTGAGCAAAATAGTGCTGTCCGGGATGACCGCAGAAACAACAGCGCTGTCCGGGTTTGTTGCGGTTATAAATAAAACGGCTATTAATGAGAACAACATGGTATAGTATGCTCCTTTGAGGTTTTTAACCTCTGGTGGTCCAGTAGGCTGGTATTTCTGTTTTTAGTAATAGATGCAATTTAAGCTCCGTCTGTTACGGTCGCTTTTGTTTCCGGCTGGGCCGAATAAACGTCACATAATCAAGTCCCTCCTTTCGGGATGAATCTTCTTTTCTCCCTCTTCTCTATCTGGACAATTTTGGAGTTATGAATGGTTATCAGGATCTCGCCATAGTTGATATCCTGGATAGCGGCGATTATTTCATCCAGTATTTTTGCGTCAGATAACTTGGCGTTTTGTTCTGACATATTATTTGCCGGAGGCGGGTTCATATTATTTCACATTAATAATTGTGGCTGGCCGGTTTTAGGGTGCCGAATTATATTCAAGTCGGTTTGAAAAACCTGTTCCAGTATGTCCTTTTTAAAAACGACATCGGGCGGACCCTGGCTGACGATGCTGCCCCGGTCCAACAGCATCAAGTAGTCGCAGTACTGCCCGGCCAGGTTAAGGTCGTGCAGTGCCACCAGCGATAATACGCCTTTGGCTGCGGCCAGTCCCTTGACCAGCGACAGGGTCTGTTTCTGGTGTTTCAGGTCCAGATGGTTGGTGGGCTCGTCCAAAAGCAGGACCGGGGTCGCCTGAGCCAGGGCCCGGGCCAGCACCACCCGCTGGCGCTCCCCGCCGGACAGGCTTCTGATAGGCCGGTTCTTTAAGCCATAACAGTCGCAATCGCGCATGGCCTGCTCGGCGATCCGATAATCATCCGGCCCCTCGGGCTGCAAGGGCCTTAAATAGGGGTTGCGGCCCATCAACGCTATCTCGTAGGCGGTAAAGTCAAAAGAAAAAATATTGTCCTGAAAGACCACAGCCATCTGCCGGGCCAGCTTTTCCGGGGCATACTGTGAATGGCTTCGGTCCGCTATTTTTATTTCGCCTGAAAAGCCTTTCCTATCTAGCATTCCGGCCAGGCACAGGCAGAGGGTGCTTTTTCCCGAACCGTTGGGGCCCAAAAGGCCGACCACCTTCCCGGCCGTCAGGGAAAAGCTCAAATCGTCTAGGGCTTTCACCGGCCCATAGCTGTAGGAAAGGTTTTTTACAGTTATCATAGCCCGGCCCTCTTTTTGCGCCGTAACAAGTAGGTGAAAAATGGCACACCCAGCAGCGAGGTGATCACTCCCACCGGGATCTCCTGGGGAGCGGCGGTCCGGGCCAGGGCGTCGGCCAGCACCAAAAGATTTGCGCCCAGCAGCACCGACAGCGGCACCAGCCTGGAATTCTTGGGGCCTATTATCATCCGGGCCAGATGGGGTACCACCAGTCCCACGAAGCCGATCACCCCGGCCAGCGAGACCACCGCCGCCACCATCAGGGCCGAGGCCAGCAGAATTCTTACTTTTAGTTTCTCCACCGGCAGGCCCAGGCTCTGGGCCGGATGTTCTCCTAAAGAAAGCAGGTCCAGGTTGCGTCCCTGGCTCCAGAGGTAGGCAGTGCAGAGGATGATGGTGGCGGCGCAGACCCACAACAGATAGAGGCTCTGGGTCCCGAAGATCATCCCCAGGTTGCCCATCAGCAGATAGATCATCTCCTGGAGTTGGCGGCCGGCCAAAGCCAGAAGCAGCATGATCAGGGCCGAGAAGAAGGCGTTGACGATTATCCCGGAAAGGATCACGGTCTCCGAGGGCAGCCGGAAGCCCACCCGTCCCAGCCGGTAAACCGCATAGAGGGCCAGCAGGCCGAAGACTAAAGAGAACAAGGGGAGGCTTATGGCCCCGCCCCATCCCGACGAAAGCCCCAGCAGCAGGGTCAGGGCCGCCCCGAAGGCCGCGCCCCCGGAAACGCCCAACAGATAAGGCTCGGCCAGCGGGTTGCCCAAGGCAGACTGCAGGGCCGCCCCCGACGAGGCCAGCCCCGCCCCGGCCAGCATACCCAAAAGCACCCGGGGCAAGCGAATGGCCATCACCTGCGGGTCCGTCAGCAGCCCGAATCCGGCCGGCCCGGAAGCCAGGCCCAGCAAGATGGCCGCCAGGCTGGCGGGCAGCAGGTAATACCAGGCTTTTATTTCACGGCGCATAGAAAATTTCATGCAGTATTTTCAACCCTTCTATAAAACGAGGGCCGGGCCTTAAGATCACATCCTGGTCCAGGCCGGGGTAGATTTTTCCATTCTTGACGGCGGAAACATTCTGCCAGCCCAGCCGCTGTGCGATGTCTTTTCTTCCGGCCTGGGGATGGAGGACGATGATGATGCCGGGATCGCTTTTGACCACCAGTTCCGGGTTGACCGCAGCGTAGGATGAGCCGATATTTCCGGTAACGTTGATCCCTCCGGCCAGGGCTATCATCTGGCCGATGAAGCTGGAATCGCCGGCAGCGAACAGGGGGGAAGACCCGAGCTCGGCAAAGACCTTCGGCCTTTCGGGCAGAGGCACCGAATCCACCGCGGCTTTGATCGTGGCCAGCCGGCTGTCGATGTCTTTGATCATGGAGTCTGCCCTGGCGGGGCATTCCAGTAGCAGGCCCAGGACATTTAAGGCCCGCCGGATGTCGGCCACGGTCTCATCCTTAAAGCAGATCACCGGAATGTTAAGGGCTTCAAATTTTTTCAGCAGCGGGCCGGGGCGGCTGCCGATCATCACCGCCAACTGGGGCCTTAGCGAAACCATCCGCTCGAAGTTGGGGCTCATCATATCGCCGACCAAGGTTTTGCTTCGGGCCTGGGGCGGCCAGTTGCACCAGGAGGTGACGCCGGCCAGCCGGTCATCACCCCCCAGGGCATAGATCATCTCGGTCAGGCTGGGGGCAAAGGAGATGATCCTTGAAGGGGGCCCTTCCAGTCTGACGGCGCGGCCCAGGTCATCGGCGATGGTCCGGGCTTCTTTGGCCTGGGGCCGGGGCTGGGAGCTGCAGCCCAGGAAAAATATCAAGAACAAGAAATAAGGAAATCGCTTCATGATTGGATATGTTTGCAGTGATGGAGTATTATAAAAACAAAAAACCGTTCCTTCGGCTTATTTGCCGAAAGAACGGGCTGGCAATCCTAAACGAATGCTTTTTCAGCCCGGCCTTCCCGCGAAGCCGGAATACTAACTGGGAACAGGGAATAGATTTTTGGGGTTCGTGAATAAATCCCAGTAATCCAGTTCCAAGTCCCTTTCAAGGCCGGTCTCCTGGCTTGCCGGCAGCCGGATCGCCTTCCCGTCCTTTTTAAAGACAGTGGCTTTGTGATCGCGACTTTAACGTCGGTTTACAGTTGCGGGGCAGCTCCCGGTTTTCACGGGATTCCCGATTATCCCCGAAAAGGATCGGGGCACCTTGAAGGCAGGATTATATTCCAAAAGCGGGGCGCTGTCAACCACTGATTTTATAAATTCATGCCAGAAAACCCACAAGCTCTGCTTGGGGGATGAATGGCATCCTTGAAAAGCAGGGGTTATTAGGGGACGGCGAGTCCCCTAATAATCGGTTGCCGTCAGACCTTTTCAATGATACAATCATTAGGAAAGGAGCAACTGACGATGAGCGTACAAAAACGACGTGTTGATCAGGCAAGATTTACATGATTTTAACCACAACCAGACGCGCCTGTTTATGATAAGAATAATCCGGCCGATCATGTCAGATAAACTACCTATAGATACCCCGTAGCTTGTTGCGAGGAGCTTCATTCCTGTCAAGCCGGCGGAATTCAGGTCAAAGGCCTAAGCCAAAAAAATATTGAAATATTTTAATCTGCCACTTGACAAATTGTCAAAATTATGTTATTATGCACAAAGTAACAATAGAACGTTTGGAGAAGTAAAATCCCGTTTCGGTTGTTAAACCAAAACGGTTTTTTTATTCCTCCGGACAAAAAACCCAAAATTCCAAGGAGAAACATGAGTTTCACGGACAAGACCCTAACCTGCAAAGACTGCAGCAAGCCATTCACTTTCACTGCCGGCGAGCAGGAGTTCTATCAACAGAAGGGCTTTCAGAACGAGCCCCAACGTTGCCCGGATTGCCGTCAGGCCAATAAGGCCTCCAAACGCGGCCCGCGCCAGTTGTTCAAGGTGACCTGCGCCGAATGCGGCAACGAAGCCGAAGTCCCCTTCAAGCCCACCGGCGACCGTCCGGTGCTTTGCTCGGACTGCTTTAACAAAAAGCGCTAATAGCCAATTACTGTACATTAAAATATACGGTAATCAAGAACCTCTCTGTCCCAACCGGAGGGGTTCTTACTTTTCCCTGGTGCCCTGGTCAGGCCAACCCAGCCTGCCGGGGCATTTTTTTATTGACATTACAATAGGTTAGGATATAATTAAAAGTTTAAGCCTCTGTTAAAGGTCTCCAAAGATTGATGAATAAAAAATACCTAATAATTATTTTTATATTGTTGCTGGGGCTTTACAGAATTAGCCTATTGGGCAATGG
Coding sequences within:
- a CDS encoding TonB-dependent receptor, which translates into the protein MLFSLIAVLFITATNPDSAVVSAVIPDSTILLKSGELKDSLPVYRLKGMVVTATRTPLAERSAPASVSVIEPDPLTPNLDAANRLSQTAGASLGGNGGIGSVLSLSIRGAATNQVLYLLDGLPVNSAQNGSYDLNRILSQAQRIEIVRGPASSLYGANAVAGVVNIITKDSKQLKPYSRINFEKGGYSSQVWEATVSRPLAKWASASMGATWKKTGGQRVNSDYDGTNYFLELFAQPYSRIETKLRYQEYKSQNGVPGSVDYPSPTKRQKDWGKDFSFKASYDQNSFVALSRNSIENMIYSTVDSRNYTLQTNVEGQYQHSWMPQINTTVGVGYQMVESDITDVGQPELKHKAAFLIQQVEPLKDLLFVGSARYDKDFAYQRQISPSLSINYGFFEYLNFYTSYGQSFRAPTLNDLYWYSVDNYYGTNFVYSGNDSLLPEKNAQFEIGLKLGTIRTNGTLCFYRSKTTNLIDWGQQTFLMPDTLFTKAANIGKTITQGVELQASHTLFDMVTLDLNYTYCLAVQDTIGRPGLPFKPQHIANGSVTINDIQIVPDLKLGWKFWSQYSDIQKAGNWDPVDNLPAYIISNHVLSLKIADARVYYKVENLFNANYQTRYGYPMPRRTQSFGVTLELWD
- a CDS encoding YezD family protein is translated as MSEQNAKLSDAKILDEIIAAIQDINYGEILITIHNSKIVQIEKREKRRFIPKGGT
- a CDS encoding ABC transporter ATP-binding protein — encoded protein: MITVKNLSYSYGPVKALDDLSFSLTAGKVVGLLGPNGSGKSTLCLCLAGMLDRKGFSGEIKIADRSHSQYAPEKLARQMAVVFQDNIFSFDFTAYEIALMGRNPYLRPLQPEGPDDYRIAEQAMRDCDCYGLKNRPIRSLSGGERQRVVLARALAQATPVLLLDEPTNHLDLKHQKQTLSLVKGLAAAKGVLSLVALHDLNLAGQYCDYLMLLDRGSIVSQGPPDVVFKKDILEQVFQTDLNIIRHPKTGQPQLLM
- a CDS encoding iron ABC transporter permease, translating into MRREIKAWYYLLPASLAAILLGLASGPAGFGLLTDPQVMAIRLPRVLLGMLAGAGLASSGAALQSALGNPLAEPYLLGVSGGAAFGAALTLLLGLSSGWGGAISLPLFSLVFGLLALYAVYRLGRVGFRLPSETVILSGIIVNAFFSALIMLLLALAGRQLQEMIYLLMGNLGMIFGTQSLYLLWVCAATIILCTAYLWSQGRNLDLLSLGEHPAQSLGLPVEKLKVRILLASALMVAAVVSLAGVIGFVGLVVPHLARMIIGPKNSRLVPLSVLLGANLLVLADALARTAAPQEIPVGVITSLLGVPFFTYLLRRKKRAGL
- a CDS encoding ABC transporter substrate-binding protein: MKRFPYFLFLIFFLGCSSQPRPQAKEARTIADDLGRAVRLEGPPSRIISFAPSLTEMIYALGGDDRLAGVTSWCNWPPQARSKTLVGDMMSPNFERMVSLRPQLAVMIGSRPGPLLKKFEALNIPVICFKDETVADIRRALNVLGLLLECPARADSMIKDIDSRLATIKAAVDSVPLPERPKVFAELGSSPLFAAGDSSFIGQMIALAGGINVTGNIGSSYAAVNPELVVKSDPGIIIVLHPQAGRKDIAQRLGWQNVSAVKNGKIYPGLDQDVILRPGPRFIEGLKILHEIFYAP
- a CDS encoding zinc-ribbon domain containing protein — translated: MSFTDKTLTCKDCSKPFTFTAGEQEFYQQKGFQNEPQRCPDCRQANKASKRGPRQLFKVTCAECGNEAEVPFKPTGDRPVLCSDCFNKKR